The Nitrosopumilus cobalaminigenes genome contains a region encoding:
- a CDS encoding CPBP family intramembrane glutamic endopeptidase → MQNSNKFLQSLGIPFTALLSVIFGLLLVSFPIGIFVVFETDVGGDINYEYPITHLKLFENTDFYQASTDVSLGDAFVILWIFYLILFVIAILGPKHDFLKTLSPIISFGRYDTRANYMIGITKWFSILILISAVINFVQEGIGIEIIPPLDDNDLIQFFYVSLAPLIEEFGFRLILLGIPLFALHSGRSSVKYFLRCLWTPDTLNIHDSKKAFLLIIFVGILFGFSHIAFGDSWSSGKFAQATASGIILGWVYLRYGFVASLLIHWAANYFVFSYATFISQINVISIEDAFSHSLMFTLEILLLAAGIFSVCILFVNRFYSKKETLSVGS, encoded by the coding sequence TTGCAAAATTCAAATAAATTTCTCCAATCACTTGGAATTCCATTCACTGCATTATTATCAGTAATTTTTGGGTTACTACTTGTATCATTCCCTATTGGTATCTTTGTTGTTTTTGAAACTGATGTTGGGGGAGATATCAATTATGAATATCCTATCACTCATCTAAAATTATTTGAAAATACTGATTTCTATCAAGCCTCGACTGATGTGAGTTTGGGTGATGCATTTGTAATACTGTGGATTTTCTATCTTATACTATTTGTAATTGCTATTTTAGGTCCTAAACATGATTTTCTGAAAACTCTTTCTCCAATTATCTCATTTGGTCGATATGACACTCGTGCAAATTATATGATTGGAATCACAAAATGGTTTTCAATTTTGATTTTAATTTCTGCCGTGATTAACTTTGTTCAAGAGGGAATTGGAATCGAAATTATTCCCCCACTAGATGACAATGATCTGATTCAGTTTTTCTATGTTAGTCTTGCTCCTTTGATTGAAGAATTTGGCTTTCGATTGATTTTACTAGGCATACCCTTGTTTGCTCTTCATTCTGGAAGGTCTTCTGTGAAATATTTTCTAAGGTGCTTGTGGACTCCTGATACTCTGAACATTCATGATTCGAAAAAGGCATTTTTATTGATAATTTTTGTTGGAATTCTTTTTGGTTTTTCTCATATTGCCTTTGGGGATTCTTGGAGTAGTGGGAAATTTGCCCAAGCTACTGCTAGTGGAATTATTCTAGGTTGGGTTTATCTTCGATATGGATTTGTGGCATCTCTTTTGATTCATTGGGCTGCAAATTATTTTGTATTTTCATATGCTACTTTTATTTCTCAAATTAATGTGATTTCTATTGAAGATGCATTCTCTCATTCTTTGATGTTTACATTAGAAATTCTACTTTTAGCTGCTGGCATATTTTCTGTTTGTATTTTATTTGTAAATAGATTTTATTCCAAAAAAGAAACCCTGAGTGTGGGTTCCTAA
- a CDS encoding KAP family P-loop NTPase fold protein has translation MENRWSLIKSISDEPTGETKYLGIGDVCNTLVNYIQSEKIVTPMSIAIHGQWGSGKTNLLKALQKNLHENKTKVVYFDAWKHESGNPSVALVGKIMKELSGDTTMIKNVVKLAADALIRKTLDMQLDEVANRLSEGMEASESLSEVLEKKINREIGDDKKLIVLIDDLDRCDIENTLQILSLLKLFLDIKNCVCIAAIDFHRVEQAWFSKYGIKEAEESELKKEGRQYLEKIFQIRVPIPHPRNEQKFEYIENLMKDVPREYLDLFVKFGPSNPRAIKRTINLISYRSILCTSDDKEMTAFIWTLLDENFGSKELIKVYDKFESEGGFIQVIDGIQTDGNRFQNTMSSVHRPQNCKIKFQSMGNILEFFKTTSGMFREMTSPKGSIVKDFSKLYSSTKQLQD, from the coding sequence ATGGAAAATAGATGGTCATTAATTAAATCAATTTCAGATGAACCTACAGGAGAAACAAAATATCTTGGAATTGGTGACGTTTGTAATACTCTTGTAAATTATATTCAATCAGAAAAAATTGTAACGCCCATGTCTATTGCCATTCATGGTCAATGGGGCAGTGGTAAAACTAATCTGTTAAAGGCTTTACAAAAAAATCTACATGAAAATAAAACTAAAGTAGTTTATTTTGATGCATGGAAACATGAATCAGGCAACCCTTCTGTGGCATTAGTTGGAAAAATCATGAAAGAATTATCAGGAGATACCACCATGATAAAAAATGTTGTCAAATTAGCAGCTGATGCATTGATTAGAAAAACATTAGACATGCAATTAGATGAAGTGGCAAATAGATTATCTGAAGGAATGGAAGCATCAGAATCATTATCTGAAGTATTAGAAAAAAAAATTAATCGAGAAATTGGAGATGATAAAAAATTGATAGTCCTAATAGATGATTTAGATAGATGTGATATTGAAAATACATTACAAATTTTATCGTTGTTGAAATTATTTTTAGATATTAAGAATTGTGTTTGTATTGCTGCAATTGATTTTCATAGAGTAGAGCAAGCTTGGTTTTCAAAATATGGTATTAAAGAAGCAGAAGAATCTGAATTAAAAAAAGAGGGAAGACAGTATTTAGAAAAAATATTTCAAATACGCGTACCCATCCCTCATCCAAGAAATGAACAAAAATTTGAATATATTGAAAATTTAATGAAAGATGTACCTAGAGAGTATCTCGACTTGTTTGTAAAATTTGGTCCTTCAAATCCTAGAGCAATAAAACGTACAATAAATCTGATTTCGTATAGAAGTATTTTATGCACATCAGATGATAAAGAAATGACAGCTTTCATTTGGACATTGTTAGATGAGAATTTTGGATCTAAAGAACTGATTAAAGTATATGATAAATTTGAATCCGAAGGAGGATTCATTCAAGTGATTGATGGAATACAAACAGATGGCAATAGATTTCAAAATACAATGAGCTCAGTACATAGACCTCAAAATTGTAAAATAAAATTTCAGAGCATGGGAAACATTTTGGAGTTTTTCAAGACAACTTCAGGTATGTTTAGAGAGATGACATCACCTAAGGGTTCCATAGTGAAAGATTTTAGCAAATTGTATTCATCTACTAAACAATTGCAAGATTAG
- the yciH gene encoding stress response translation initiation inhibitor YciH — MAVICNTCGLPEDLCACGELAKDSTKIIIRLETRRFKKKGTMIEGLDPKLNNLETVAKELKNKYACGGTAKEGYIFLQGDHRDTIKDTLIHLGFAEDTIELH; from the coding sequence ATGGCAGTAATTTGTAATACTTGTGGTCTTCCAGAAGATTTATGCGCATGTGGTGAACTTGCCAAAGATAGTACTAAAATAATTATTCGATTAGAAACTAGACGATTTAAGAAAAAGGGTACTATGATAGAAGGATTAGATCCTAAACTAAATAATCTGGAAACTGTTGCAAAAGAACTCAAAAATAAATATGCGTGTGGTGGAACTGCCAAAGAAGGTTATATCTTCTTACAGGGTGATCATAGAGATACGATTAAAGATACATTGATCCACCTTGGGTTTGCAGAAGACACTATAGAATTACACTAG
- a CDS encoding DUF2070 family protein translates to MEKDPDDVSNIHNRFSLTLVNPSSHYFSLVVSLVVATVTVLATYFGYLFNFGFDENWYRLPLVLGVLVLTQLLDTQFTKKKEYSKSLHSSLFGNMLWTVTLLMGILSSIVLSKEIELFFIVFGLLLFASFRIGIYTTTLGVSLKKAWAICLIQPMAMYLVLIPQEMWISVLSEPIGLGYGISFLIIASIWSFVTDRAGRPAMESTHKTIQAYLASQGNDFADAEELMEQRSSETKVSTAQIKFSAQNGQKEFRMVLPEIHPGPYHPVGGSNIPYLIYKNLSSSAMVMHSISDHALNLPSRNEVKKYLKNLENSKVTEEGVKCTEPVTVQINKTRVTGLLFGNNPLLFLSRSPHGMEDIPSYMKTEIVQYANNRNYGRTMIVDCHNAMGEEISKEDGEDMLKAAKSCLDTLISKESFPIELGYANTDEMDVWTEDLGMGGLGIICLKLNDKKYFLGWADANNMENGVREKIIEIFAKKDYQLLEICTSDTHYAPVKARNRNGYYQLGLITSAEKLAKWFFEIAKNAEANTISTKFEILENETNVKVMGQGIYEDYSKALDNSLKITKGFVIGGVVFFVTSLFL, encoded by the coding sequence ATGGAAAAAGATCCAGACGATGTTTCAAATATACATAATAGATTTTCTCTTACTTTAGTCAACCCATCATCACATTATTTTTCATTAGTTGTATCATTAGTAGTTGCAACAGTAACAGTTCTTGCAACATATTTTGGGTATTTATTTAATTTTGGTTTTGATGAAAACTGGTATAGACTTCCTTTAGTTTTAGGAGTATTAGTCTTAACACAATTACTAGATACACAATTTACAAAGAAAAAAGAATATTCAAAGTCTCTCCATTCTTCACTTTTTGGAAATATGTTATGGACGGTGACTCTATTGATGGGAATTCTATCAAGCATAGTATTATCAAAAGAAATAGAATTATTTTTCATCGTATTTGGATTGCTATTATTTGCAAGTTTTAGAATTGGAATCTATACTACAACATTAGGAGTAAGTCTGAAAAAAGCATGGGCCATTTGTTTAATCCAACCTATGGCAATGTATTTGGTATTAATTCCACAAGAAATGTGGATTTCAGTACTAAGTGAACCTATTGGACTTGGATACGGTATATCATTTTTGATAATTGCTAGCATATGGTCATTTGTAACAGATAGGGCAGGAAGACCGGCAATGGAAAGTACACATAAAACAATTCAAGCATATTTGGCATCTCAAGGAAATGATTTTGCAGATGCAGAGGAACTTATGGAACAACGTTCAAGTGAAACCAAAGTATCTACAGCACAAATAAAATTTTCAGCACAAAATGGGCAAAAAGAATTCAGGATGGTATTACCAGAAATTCATCCAGGTCCATATCACCCAGTAGGAGGAAGCAACATTCCATATCTGATTTACAAAAATTTGTCATCTTCAGCAATGGTCATGCACAGTATTTCAGATCATGCATTAAATTTGCCATCAAGAAATGAGGTTAAAAAATATTTAAAAAATTTAGAAAATAGCAAAGTTACAGAAGAAGGAGTGAAATGTACAGAGCCAGTAACAGTTCAAATTAACAAAACTAGAGTTACAGGATTACTTTTTGGAAATAATCCATTATTGTTTTTGTCACGATCTCCACACGGAATGGAAGATATTCCAAGTTATATGAAAACGGAAATTGTTCAATATGCCAATAATAGAAACTATGGAAGAACAATGATTGTAGATTGTCATAATGCAATGGGGGAAGAAATTTCAAAAGAAGATGGTGAAGACATGCTAAAAGCAGCTAAATCATGTTTAGATACTCTGATTTCCAAAGAAAGTTTCCCAATTGAATTAGGTTATGCAAATACAGATGAGATGGATGTTTGGACAGAAGACTTAGGAATGGGAGGATTGGGAATTATTTGTCTAAAACTCAATGATAAAAAATATTTTCTTGGATGGGCAGATGCAAACAATATGGAAAATGGAGTTAGGGAAAAAATTATAGAGATTTTTGCAAAAAAAGATTATCAACTATTAGAAATTTGTACATCAGATACACACTATGCTCCAGTTAAAGCAAGAAATAGAAATGGATACTATCAGTTGGGCCTAATTACTAGTGCAGAAAAACTTGCAAAATGGTTCTTTGAAATTGCAAAAAATGCAGAAGCAAATACCATATCAACAAAATTTGAGATTTTAGAAAATGAAACTAATGTAAAAGTAATGGGACAGGGAATTTATGAAGATTATTCAAAGGCACTAGACAATTCATTAAAAATTACCAAGGGATTTGTGATTGGAGGAGTAGTGTTTTTTGTCACTAGTCTGTTCCTATAG
- the cofD gene encoding 2-phospho-L-lactate transferase encodes MITVLAGGTGSVKLVRGLVAQESKVNVISNVGDNYWLYGLYVCPDIDTIVYGLADLLDQERGWGMKKDTFNFLRQMEVFGEETWFRVGDRDAATHLIRTNMLKNGKNLSDITKWMCEKFAVSANIIPVTDNSIETRITTDKGELHLQEYWVKHRGKDPVEGIQYIGADKARPNPEAVNAIHDADMVILAPGNPLTSIGPMLQIKGIRKELSKIKKKVVAISPLIGDNAISGPAAKYMQAAGIESNAYGLAKMYSDVCSNIIVDTKDRMLVNKIQSLDMKVFETKITMKNKLAEDALANFILKQVHV; translated from the coding sequence ATGATTACAGTTTTAGCAGGAGGAACAGGGTCGGTGAAACTAGTTAGAGGGCTAGTTGCACAAGAATCCAAAGTCAACGTAATTAGCAATGTTGGAGATAATTATTGGCTATACGGACTTTACGTATGCCCAGATATCGATACAATCGTGTATGGATTAGCAGATTTACTTGATCAAGAGCGAGGATGGGGAATGAAAAAAGACACATTCAACTTTTTACGTCAAATGGAAGTCTTTGGAGAAGAGACATGGTTTAGAGTGGGAGATAGAGATGCTGCCACTCATTTGATTAGAACAAACATGCTAAAAAATGGAAAAAATCTAAGTGACATTACAAAATGGATGTGTGAGAAATTTGCAGTTAGTGCAAATATCATTCCAGTTACAGACAACAGTATTGAAACAAGAATTACTACAGACAAAGGTGAATTACACTTACAAGAATATTGGGTAAAACATAGAGGAAAAGATCCTGTCGAGGGGATTCAATATATCGGAGCAGACAAAGCCCGTCCAAATCCTGAAGCAGTGAATGCAATTCATGATGCAGACATGGTAATATTGGCACCAGGGAATCCACTAACGTCAATTGGCCCAATGTTGCAAATCAAAGGCATTAGAAAGGAATTATCAAAAATAAAGAAAAAAGTTGTTGCAATTAGTCCATTAATAGGAGATAATGCAATTAGCGGACCTGCTGCAAAATATATGCAAGCTGCAGGTATAGAATCAAATGCTTATGGATTAGCAAAGATGTATTCTGATGTATGCTCAAACATAATTGTAGATACAAAAGATAGGATGCTAGTAAATAAAATTCAAAGTTTAGATATGAAAGTTTTTGAAACAAAAATCACCATGAAAAATAAACTTGCTGAAGACGCATTGGCAAATTTCATTTTAAAACAAGTACACGTATAA
- the cofC gene encoding 2-phospho-L-lactate guanylyltransferase, protein MKIAAIIPVKTFSNAKTRLDLSQKQVEELCIVMLEEILHTLSISPQIEKTIMVTKEAKAIEIGKKFNTETIIDEKEESVNSAVALADKYLLDNNFDASIVFPQDIPFIKTQDIDFMLNYKMHPNFAIIVPSRRFDGTNALARMPIDLMKTHYDEDSYKIHMNTAKEHTLNVAMVFVKRIMWDVDNAEDLKFLLEQNEKPEISKKIKKILEYN, encoded by the coding sequence TTGAAAATAGCGGCAATCATTCCTGTAAAGACATTTTCAAATGCTAAAACACGTTTAGATTTATCACAAAAACAAGTTGAAGAATTATGCATTGTCATGTTAGAGGAAATTTTGCATACATTATCAATATCCCCTCAAATTGAAAAAACAATCATGGTGACAAAAGAAGCAAAAGCAATAGAGATTGGAAAAAAATTCAACACTGAAACAATAATAGATGAAAAAGAAGAAAGTGTCAACAGTGCAGTTGCGTTGGCTGACAAGTATTTACTTGATAATAATTTTGATGCATCAATTGTTTTTCCTCAAGATATTCCATTTATCAAAACTCAAGATATCGATTTTATGTTAAACTACAAAATGCATCCAAATTTTGCAATCATTGTTCCATCAAGAAGATTTGATGGCACTAATGCCCTAGCTAGAATGCCAATAGATTTGATGAAAACCCATTATGATGAAGATAGTTACAAAATACACATGAATACTGCAAAAGAGCATACACTCAATGTCGCCATGGTTTTTGTAAAAAGAATAATGTGGGATGTAGACAATGCAGAAGATTTGAAATTTTTACTTGAACAAAATGAGAAACCAGAAATTTCTAAAAAAATTAAAAAAATACTAGAGTATAATTAA
- a CDS encoding Sjogren's syndrome/scleroderma autoantigen 1 family protein encodes MPEELTKKAAEMLLKGATLLSEPCPYCKGVRVMKEGQALCIGCGRQPEKKEVPKPELSKDPTLIEKTFEKKLESLSKELENEKDHEKQQSILKTINSLLETIDKMKGKQ; translated from the coding sequence ATGCCAGAAGAATTAACTAAAAAAGCAGCAGAAATGTTACTAAAAGGAGCAACATTACTAAGCGAACCATGTCCATATTGTAAAGGAGTTAGAGTCATGAAGGAAGGTCAGGCTTTGTGTATTGGGTGCGGTCGTCAACCAGAGAAAAAGGAGGTTCCAAAACCAGAATTATCAAAAGATCCTACATTGATAGAGAAAACATTTGAGAAAAAATTGGAATCACTCTCAAAAGAATTAGAAAATGAAAAGGATCATGAAAAACAGCAAAGTATACTCAAAACGATCAATTCGCTATTGGAAACAATAGACAAAATGAAAGGGAAACAATAA
- a CDS encoding site-specific integrase, whose product MQRSLLLFENAIHSDATMKLYTKGLQNFMQFVGYENKHDEYASLHSKVIDKHLEDYVLYQSHRKIKGITVRNYLKPIYLFLDVNRIQYFPKAINRLIPRDKTKKGSSKPFTDKDIQDMLDYTNSSRNKALVLFFSSIGGRPAVLTDPILCFKHLHVMPHGCKAVLMYENSDEEYWGFLTPEASNALEVYRDERIRNGEIISQESPLFAIQKKNRFKEELYLSIPALNSIFENLERKANIEKIKTGYRYDKALMYGFRKRFNTILKIESTVNSNIAEKLLAHKNGLDGVYLKPTREECFEEFLKAVPELTVSKAEKLSLKLEKSESEKDKKILKLELEMKEVYKLLEQIRN is encoded by the coding sequence TTGCAACGAAGTCTACTTCTCTTTGAAAACGCCATTCATTCAGATGCTACAATGAAACTCTACACAAAAGGCTTGCAGAACTTTATGCAATTTGTTGGATACGAGAATAAACATGATGAGTATGCCAGTTTACATTCCAAAGTTATCGACAAACATCTAGAAGATTATGTGTTGTATCAAAGTCATAGAAAAATCAAAGGAATAACAGTTAGGAATTATCTAAAACCAATCTATCTTTTCTTGGATGTGAATCGAATCCAGTATTTTCCTAAAGCAATTAATCGATTAATTCCCAGAGACAAAACAAAGAAAGGAAGTTCCAAACCATTTACAGATAAAGATATTCAAGATATGCTAGATTACACAAATAGTTCACGTAACAAAGCATTGGTCTTATTTTTTAGCTCTATTGGAGGTCGTCCTGCAGTGTTAACTGATCCTATCTTGTGTTTCAAACATCTTCATGTAATGCCACATGGTTGTAAGGCAGTCTTGATGTATGAAAATTCAGATGAAGAGTATTGGGGATTTTTAACACCTGAAGCATCAAATGCTCTTGAAGTGTACAGAGATGAAAGAATCAGAAATGGGGAAATCATTTCACAAGAATCACCATTGTTTGCAATTCAAAAGAAAAACAGATTCAAAGAGGAATTGTATCTGAGCATACCTGCACTGAATTCAATTTTTGAAAACTTGGAGAGAAAGGCAAACATTGAGAAAATCAAAACAGGTTATCGCTATGACAAGGCTTTGATGTATGGGTTCAGGAAGAGATTCAACACTATCTTGAAGATTGAATCTACAGTGAACAGTAACATTGCAGAAAAATTACTTGCTCACAAAAATGGACTTGATGGAGTATATCTCAAACCAACAAGAGAGGAATGTTTTGAAGAATTTCTAAAGGCGGTACCAGAGTTGACAGTTTCAAAAGCCGAGAAATTAAGCCTGAAATTAGAGAAATCAGAGTCTGAAAAAGACAAAAAGATTTTGAAATTAGAATTAGAGATGAAAGAAGTCTACAAATTATTAGAGCAGATTAGAAATTGA
- a CDS encoding preprotein translocase subunit Sec61beta, which translates to MSSNKKSAPLPASSGGLMRFFEDETKGFKIDPKIVVSIPISLIAVSWIIDLFFAP; encoded by the coding sequence ATGAGCAGCAATAAGAAATCAGCACCACTTCCAGCATCAAGTGGAGGTCTCATGAGGTTCTTTGAAGATGAGACGAAAGGATTCAAAATAGATCCAAAAATTGTAGTGTCAATTCCAATTAGCTTAATTGCTGTTTCATGGATAATCGATTTATTTTTTGCTCCGTGA
- a CDS encoding transcription initiation factor IIB: protein MVKSTNPKDKCPRCGKGTLVTDANTGENFCGKCGFVITDKVEESGPEWRSFSNEGENKSRAGVPTSLAMHDMGLATVINPQNRDATGKPLTAAMKSTIERLRTWDSRSQVHEPVDRNFRQAFSELDRLKDKLAVGDSVIEKAAYIYRKALEKGLVRGRSISALIASALYAACRDTETPRTLKDIGQASNIKRKDIARCYRLLLRELNLKMPVVDPVKCISRIASKAGLSEKTKRKATKILQTAEEQKISAGKDPMGLAAAALYVACVTNGENKTQRDVAEAAGVTEVTIRNRYKGLKVALNL from the coding sequence ATGGTTAAATCAACGAATCCAAAAGACAAATGCCCCAGATGTGGAAAGGGAACACTAGTTACAGATGCAAATACGGGTGAAAATTTTTGTGGAAAATGTGGATTTGTGATCACTGACAAAGTAGAAGAATCAGGACCAGAGTGGAGATCCTTTTCAAATGAAGGGGAAAACAAAAGCAGGGCAGGAGTTCCAACATCACTTGCCATGCACGATATGGGATTGGCCACAGTAATTAATCCACAAAATAGAGATGCGACAGGCAAACCATTAACTGCTGCAATGAAAAGCACCATTGAAAGATTAAGAACATGGGATAGTAGAAGTCAGGTTCATGAACCTGTTGATAGAAACTTTAGACAAGCATTTAGTGAATTAGACAGATTAAAAGACAAACTTGCTGTTGGAGATTCAGTAATTGAAAAAGCAGCTTATATTTACAGAAAAGCACTTGAAAAAGGTCTGGTTAGAGGTCGCTCTATTTCAGCATTAATTGCATCAGCATTGTATGCAGCATGCAGAGATACAGAAACTCCTAGAACGTTAAAAGACATTGGTCAAGCAAGCAATATTAAACGAAAAGACATTGCAAGATGTTATCGATTATTACTAAGAGAGTTAAATTTGAAAATGCCAGTAGTAGATCCAGTAAAATGTATTTCAAGAATTGCAAGTAAAGCAGGACTATCTGAAAAAACAAAAAGAAAAGCAACTAAAATATTACAAACAGCAGAAGAGCAAAAAATATCAGCAGGCAAAGATCCAATGGGATTAGCAGCTGCAGCATTGTATGTTGCATGCGTGACAAATGGTGAAAATAAAACTCAAAGAGATGTTGCAGAAGCCGCAGGGGTAACAGAAGTTACAATTAGAAATAGATACAAAGGTTTGAAAGTAGCATTAAATTTGTAA
- a CDS encoding class I SAM-dependent methyltransferase: MDGVRKTFDEWAQNGRAELMEMEHGKNVLKFLKTISFEKPFTFLDVGCGNGWVVRKIASEKECKKAVGIDKSKKMVIQSKKKIESKKEEYIHTDIESMKYKGKFDFIFSMESLYYADSIEIALEKIYKLLKPGGQFFCGTDFYTDNKSTARWAGIMKIQMHLHSKKEWRSFFKNVGFDVKTKHIKDLKNKKKWKREYGTLFIIGTKPAK; this comes from the coding sequence ATGGATGGAGTGAGAAAAACTTTTGATGAATGGGCTCAAAATGGAAGAGCCGAATTAATGGAGATGGAGCATGGCAAAAATGTTTTAAAATTTTTAAAAACAATATCTTTTGAAAAACCATTTACCTTTCTAGATGTAGGGTGTGGTAATGGATGGGTAGTTAGAAAAATTGCCAGTGAAAAAGAGTGTAAAAAAGCAGTCGGAATTGACAAGAGTAAGAAAATGGTCATTCAATCTAAAAAAAAGATTGAAAGTAAAAAAGAAGAGTATATTCACACAGACATTGAATCAATGAAATACAAAGGGAAATTTGACTTTATTTTTTCAATGGAGTCATTGTATTATGCAGACTCTATAGAAATAGCACTAGAAAAAATATACAAATTATTAAAACCAGGGGGACAATTTTTCTGCGGTACAGATTTCTATACAGATAATAAATCAACAGCTAGGTGGGCAGGAATTATGAAAATACAGATGCACCTTCATTCAAAAAAAGAATGGAGGAGTTTTTTCAAAAATGTAGGATTCGATGTAAAAACAAAACACATCAAAGATTTGAAAAATAAGAAAAAATGGAAAAGAGAATACGGTACATTGTTCATCATAGGCACAAAACCTGCAAAGTAA